The Pseudophaeobacter arcticus DSM 23566 genome includes a region encoding these proteins:
- a CDS encoding D-amino acid aminotransferase, whose protein sequence is MSENPSKSEKMSTHQATEDQRNEEILIYLNGKIVPKAQARVSVYDSGFMLGDGVWEGLRLYNGTWAFIDDHLDRLFEAAKAIDLDIGLDRDGVKRAVLETQKANGMTSDAHARLMITRGVKTRPFQHPSLSQQGPTMVIIMEHSKPNLPRPIRLATVPHLRGLPMTQDPKLNSHSKLNCILACIAAEKAGADEGLMLDVNGFVNTTNACNFFIVRSGAVWTSTGDYCMNGITRQKVIDLCRANDIPVFERNYSLVDTYGADEAFLTGTFGAQTPVGDIDGRQIGSGEMGPVTERIRGLYKAMIEAECA, encoded by the coding sequence ATGTCAGAAAATCCGAGCAAGTCCGAGAAAATGAGCACCCATCAGGCGACAGAAGATCAGCGCAACGAAGAGATCCTGATCTATCTGAACGGTAAAATCGTCCCCAAGGCCCAGGCCAGGGTGAGTGTCTATGACAGCGGCTTTATGCTGGGGGATGGCGTCTGGGAAGGATTGCGTCTGTATAATGGGACCTGGGCCTTTATCGACGACCATCTTGATCGCCTGTTCGAGGCAGCAAAGGCGATTGATCTGGACATTGGGCTGGATCGAGATGGCGTCAAAAGGGCCGTGTTAGAGACACAAAAGGCCAATGGGATGACCTCGGATGCCCATGCACGCCTGATGATCACCCGCGGGGTGAAAACCCGCCCCTTCCAGCATCCATCGCTGTCGCAGCAGGGGCCGACCATGGTGATCATCATGGAACATTCCAAGCCCAATCTGCCGCGCCCGATCCGGCTGGCCACGGTGCCGCATCTGCGGGGCCTGCCGATGACCCAGGACCCAAAACTCAACTCTCATTCCAAATTGAACTGCATCCTGGCCTGTATTGCCGCCGAAAAGGCAGGCGCTGACGAAGGTCTGATGCTGGATGTGAATGGCTTTGTGAACACCACCAATGCCTGTAACTTTTTCATCGTCCGCAGCGGCGCGGTTTGGACCTCGACCGGGGATTACTGCATGAATGGCATCACGCGGCAAAAGGTTATCGACCTGTGCCGCGCCAATGACATCCCGGTGTTTGAGCGCAACTACTCTCTGGTTGATACCTATGGGGCCGATGAGGCCTTTCTCACGGGTACCTTTGGCGCCCAGACTCCGGTTGGCGACATTGACGGGCGTCAGATTGGCAGTGGTGAAATGGGACCGGTCACCGAACGCATTCGGGGGCTTTATAAAGCCATGATCGAAGCGGAGTGCGCCTGA